A single genomic interval of Nonomuraea rubra harbors:
- a CDS encoding Nramp family divalent metal transporter: protein MSHPLGVSRPDLEVTDLPTPEEVFKVSRIGPKELFKYAVGPSLIALGISIGSGEWLLGPLSVGQYGFVGVGWVILVSALLQTFYNVECSRYVLATGETPVVGWGRVPPGWMLWVPLSVLIVIFAFIAGGWAASAGQGVYALVHGAPPAADAAEPRFWAIGLLVLVFLITAAARRVSRALELANWVMVGTILLALLAVDLLVVPFSQWWEGIRGFVTPAAPPAGITATQLGGLAGFTALASGLNWYVMGHYRDKGYGMGHRVGYISGLRGERRAILASGVTFPDDERNRGLWRRWYRLLMVDMWGVFFVGAILGMLLPTLLMSQAVAMSGERPTRANVPTFVAGALGDEYGQVAFYVALVVGVLILFSTQLGIFEAMVRVTTDAANATSPRLRRLIEGDPRRFYYPFMLLLLVIISIVIFQSLPVGLVEWSANMSNLGALIYPFLLMYLNSKLPRPARPRPWHYVILVLNFLFFGFFFVNFIADFVGDPLVTF from the coding sequence ATGTCGCATCCACTCGGAGTCAGCCGTCCCGATCTCGAAGTCACCGACCTGCCCACCCCTGAAGAGGTCTTCAAGGTCTCCAGGATCGGCCCCAAGGAACTGTTCAAGTACGCCGTCGGTCCGAGCCTGATCGCCCTGGGCATCTCGATCGGCAGCGGCGAGTGGCTGCTGGGCCCCCTCAGCGTGGGGCAGTACGGATTCGTCGGCGTCGGCTGGGTCATCCTGGTGTCGGCGCTGCTGCAGACGTTCTACAACGTCGAATGCTCCCGCTACGTGCTCGCGACCGGCGAGACGCCCGTCGTCGGCTGGGGGCGGGTGCCGCCCGGCTGGATGTTGTGGGTGCCGCTGTCGGTCCTCATCGTGATCTTCGCGTTCATCGCGGGCGGCTGGGCCGCGTCCGCCGGGCAGGGCGTGTACGCGCTGGTGCACGGCGCGCCCCCGGCCGCCGACGCCGCCGAGCCGCGCTTCTGGGCCATCGGCCTGCTCGTGCTGGTGTTCCTCATCACCGCCGCCGCCCGCCGCGTCAGCCGCGCGCTGGAGCTGGCCAACTGGGTGATGGTCGGCACGATCCTGCTCGCCCTGCTGGCCGTGGACCTGCTCGTGGTGCCGTTCAGCCAGTGGTGGGAGGGCATCCGCGGCTTCGTCACCCCGGCCGCACCGCCCGCCGGGATCACCGCCACCCAGCTCGGCGGCCTGGCCGGGTTCACCGCGCTGGCCTCCGGCCTGAACTGGTACGTCATGGGGCACTACCGCGACAAGGGCTACGGCATGGGGCACCGCGTCGGCTACATCTCCGGGCTGCGCGGCGAGCGGCGCGCGATCCTGGCCAGCGGCGTCACGTTCCCCGACGACGAGCGCAACCGCGGCCTGTGGCGGCGCTGGTACCGGCTGCTCATGGTGGACATGTGGGGCGTGTTCTTCGTCGGCGCCATCCTCGGCATGCTGCTGCCCACCCTCCTCATGTCGCAGGCCGTCGCGATGTCGGGCGAGCGGCCCACGCGCGCGAACGTGCCCACGTTCGTGGCCGGCGCGCTCGGCGACGAGTACGGGCAGGTGGCCTTCTACGTGGCGCTCGTGGTGGGAGTGCTGATCCTGTTCTCGACGCAGCTCGGCATCTTCGAGGCCATGGTGCGGGTGACGACCGACGCCGCCAACGCCACCAGCCCCCGGCTGCGCAGGCTGATCGAGGGCGACCCGCGGCGCTTCTACTACCCGTTCATGCTGCTCCTGCTCGTGATCATCTCGATCGTCATCTTCCAGTCGCTGCCGGTGGGGCTCGTCGAGTGGTCGGCGAACATGTCGAACCTGGGGGCGCTGATCTATCCGTTCCTGCTGATGTACCTCAACAGCAAGCTGCCGCGGCCGGCCCGGCCGCGTCCCTGGCACTACGTCATCCTGGTGCTCAACTTCCTGTTCTTCGGGTTCTTCTTCGTCAACTTCATCGCCGACTTCGTGGGGGACCCGCTCGTCACGTTCTAG
- the glgA gene encoding glycogen synthase, whose translation MRVDLLSREYPPEVYGGAGVHLEYLARELRKLADVRVRCFGADRGEPGVSAYRVPGGLAGANAALQVLGVDLEMAAACEGADVVHSHTWYANFAGHVAKLLHGMPHVITTHSLEPLRPWKAEQLGGGYTISSWAERTALASADAVVAVSAGMRRDVLAAYPEIPPEKVTVIHNGIDTAQYVPDRGTDVLEKHGVDPARPYVVFVGRITRQKGLVHLLHAARSFDPAAQLVLCAGAPDTPEIAAEVTGLVRGLDRDGVVWIQEMLPKPEVIQLLTHATVFVCPSVYEPMGIVNLEAMACETAVVATATGGIPEVVADGATGLLVPISQAPDGTPHDPGRFAADFAERVNALLADPARARAMGEAGRARAIEHFSWTRIAERTMELYASLGT comes from the coding sequence ATGCGTGTTGATCTGCTCAGCCGGGAGTATCCACCCGAGGTGTACGGCGGGGCCGGGGTGCACCTGGAGTACCTGGCCAGGGAGCTGAGGAAGCTCGCCGACGTACGCGTGCGCTGCTTCGGGGCCGACCGCGGCGAGCCGGGCGTCTCGGCCTACCGGGTGCCGGGCGGGCTGGCGGGCGCCAACGCCGCGCTGCAGGTGCTCGGCGTGGACCTGGAGATGGCCGCCGCCTGCGAGGGCGCCGACGTCGTGCACTCCCACACGTGGTACGCCAACTTCGCCGGCCACGTCGCGAAGCTGCTGCACGGCATGCCCCACGTGATCACCACGCACAGCCTGGAGCCGCTGCGCCCGTGGAAGGCCGAGCAGCTGGGCGGCGGCTACACGATCTCGTCGTGGGCCGAGCGCACGGCCCTGGCCTCCGCCGACGCGGTCGTCGCGGTCTCGGCGGGCATGCGCCGCGACGTGCTGGCCGCCTACCCGGAGATCCCGCCGGAGAAGGTCACCGTCATCCACAACGGCATCGACACCGCCCAGTACGTCCCCGACCGGGGCACCGACGTGCTGGAGAAGCACGGCGTCGACCCGGCCAGGCCGTACGTCGTCTTCGTCGGCCGCATCACCCGCCAGAAGGGCCTGGTGCACCTCCTGCACGCGGCGCGCTCCTTCGACCCGGCGGCGCAGCTCGTGCTGTGCGCGGGCGCCCCCGACACGCCGGAGATCGCCGCCGAGGTGACCGGGCTGGTGCGCGGGCTCGACCGCGACGGGGTCGTCTGGATCCAGGAGATGCTGCCCAAGCCCGAGGTGATCCAGCTGCTCACGCACGCCACGGTGTTCGTGTGCCCGTCGGTCTACGAGCCGATGGGCATCGTCAACCTGGAGGCGATGGCCTGCGAGACCGCGGTGGTGGCGACGGCGACCGGCGGCATCCCCGAGGTGGTCGCCGACGGGGCGACGGGGCTGCTGGTGCCCATCTCGCAGGCTCCCGACGGCACGCCGCACGACCCCGGGCGCTTCGCCGCGGACTTCGCCGAGCGGGTCAACGCCCTGCTGGCGGACCCGGCGCGGGCGCGCGCCATGGGCGAGGCGGGCCGGGCCCGCGCGATCGAGCACTTCTCCTGGACCCGCATCGCCGAGCGCACGATGGAGCTCTACGCCTCCCTGGGCACGTGA
- a CDS encoding heparinase II/III family protein, with amino-acid sequence MSHDPDWPSVRRRAATRPWAAAIVAALRDGFATWHGTPVPGPERESAWTHHYFCDADGAALRYERGEAGRHVCTGCGKVYAGEPWDGAWRARTHDALAAQAQRAALLLHVNPALSGSGPSGPAPSGSGLSDPGPSGSGLSDPGSSGSGAPGPGSSGSGAFGGGSGASLPEVAAAELDRILSAYARDYLAYAPHGQAAGTGRVQPQSLDEAVWAVGLLRAARWAGDALAPETARAVDGLAGAVADLLRPQVGAVHNIHCWLLAALAECAARLGDADLLAWCRDGEYGAEAQVRQGFHPEGLWYEINPHYHYYALAALLSYVEATGPAGLSEESAAHLSRAIAAPPLLAYADGRLPAYGDGWPDCFTGDFAPQAEAAWTLLPNARPDLAPYYRDPRPAPLRLWYGAQLPEHTTPLPHRPSVAALVFGPDDLPSGTAAPSGSFLWRGPGIALLRSPAVRLALRAGPDAGWHDHRDKLAVDVQTATGWSSLDLGTSGYGSDFTAWMRSPAAHNVVTVGSRPQPAHTGRILDWSPGHVTAESAWDGHVLHRTITVHDHGWTDVLTVTLAHPDEIEWTFHGDGTFTRASATEPVTGGAGGPSTGGAAEPVTGDATGDAAVASGHAWLSAVQTLTVPADRHLHGTWTAPGAPHLTLTIPDGFTARTATAPGNPNGRPLGLLLVRGRATTARFEATFTVAGATARTQSSTSRVSTT; translated from the coding sequence GTGAGCCACGATCCCGACTGGCCTTCCGTACGCCGCCGCGCCGCGACCCGGCCCTGGGCCGCCGCGATCGTGGCGGCGCTCCGCGACGGCTTCGCGACGTGGCACGGGACGCCCGTCCCGGGGCCTGAGCGAGAGTCGGCGTGGACGCACCACTACTTCTGCGACGCCGACGGAGCCGCGCTCCGGTACGAGCGGGGGGAGGCTGGGCGGCACGTGTGCACGGGGTGCGGGAAGGTGTACGCGGGGGAGCCGTGGGACGGTGCCTGGCGCGCCAGGACCCACGACGCCCTCGCCGCCCAGGCCCAGCGCGCCGCCCTCCTCCTGCACGTCAACCCCGCCTTGTCCGGCAGCGGCCCGTCCGGCCCCGCCCCGTCGGGGAGCGGCCTGTCCGATCCTGGCCCGTCGGGGAGCGGCCTGTCCGATCCTGGCTCGTCCGGGAGCGGCGCGCCCGGCCCCGGCTCGTCTGGGAGTGGTGCGTTCGGGGGCGGTTCGGGGGCTTCGCTGCCTGAGGTAGCCGCTGCCGAGCTCGACCGGATCCTGTCCGCCTACGCCCGCGACTACCTCGCCTACGCCCCGCACGGGCAGGCGGCGGGCACCGGCCGGGTCCAGCCGCAGTCGCTCGACGAGGCCGTCTGGGCCGTCGGCCTGCTGCGCGCCGCCCGCTGGGCCGGCGACGCGCTCGCCCCGGAGACGGCACGGGCCGTGGACGGGCTGGCGGGCGCCGTCGCGGACCTGCTCAGGCCGCAGGTCGGCGCTGTCCACAACATCCACTGCTGGCTCCTGGCCGCCCTGGCCGAGTGCGCGGCACGGCTCGGCGACGCGGACCTGCTGGCCTGGTGCCGCGACGGCGAGTACGGCGCGGAGGCCCAGGTCCGCCAGGGCTTCCACCCCGAGGGCCTCTGGTACGAGATCAACCCCCACTACCACTACTACGCGCTGGCCGCCCTCCTGTCCTACGTGGAGGCCACGGGCCCGGCCGGCCTGTCGGAGGAGTCGGCCGCCCACCTGTCCAGGGCCATCGCCGCGCCCCCGCTCCTGGCGTACGCGGACGGCCGGCTCCCCGCGTACGGGGACGGCTGGCCCGACTGCTTCACCGGCGACTTCGCCCCGCAGGCCGAGGCCGCCTGGACCCTCCTGCCCAACGCCCGCCCCGACCTGGCCCCGTACTACCGCGACCCCCGCCCGGCGCCGCTGCGGCTCTGGTACGGCGCCCAGCTCCCCGAGCACACCACCCCACTGCCGCACCGCCCCTCGGTGGCGGCCCTGGTCTTCGGCCCGGACGACCTCCCCTCCGGCACGGCCGCCCCCTCGGGCTCCTTCCTCTGGCGCGGGCCGGGCATCGCCCTGCTGCGATCGCCGGCCGTGCGGCTGGCCCTGCGCGCGGGCCCCGACGCCGGCTGGCACGACCACCGCGACAAGCTGGCCGTGGACGTGCAGACCGCCACCGGCTGGTCCAGCCTCGACCTCGGCACGAGCGGCTACGGCTCGGACTTCACGGCCTGGATGCGCTCACCGGCGGCCCACAACGTCGTCACCGTCGGCTCCCGCCCGCAACCCGCCCATACCGGCCGCATCCTGGACTGGTCGCCCGGACACGTCACGGCCGAGTCGGCGTGGGACGGCCACGTCCTGCACCGCACGATCACCGTCCACGACCACGGCTGGACGGACGTCCTCACGGTCACCCTCGCCCACCCCGACGAGATCGAGTGGACCTTCCACGGCGACGGCACGTTCACCCGGGCAAGCGCCACCGAGCCGGTCACGGGCGGTGCCGGCGGGCCGTCCACCGGCGGTGCCGCCGAGCCGGTCACCGGCGACGCGACCGGCGATGCGGCCGTCGCCTCGGGGCATGCCTGGCTCAGCGCCGTACAGACCCTCACCGTCCCCGCCGACCGCCACCTCCACGGAACCTGGACCGCCCCCGGCGCACCCCACCTCACCCTCACCATCCCGGACGGCTTCACCGCCCGCACCGCCACCGCCCCCGGCAACCCCAACGGCCGCCCCCTCGGCCTGCTCCTCGTCCGAGGCCGCGCCACCACGGCCCGGTTCGAGGCGACGTTCACCGTGGCGGGGGCGACGGCACGGACACAATCGTCCACCTCGCGGGTGAGCACTACCTGA
- a CDS encoding S8 family serine peptidase translates to MQQRTALLGVVLLAATAIAAPAHAAPTQPAQPATKPQPAKTITLITGDKVTFRELPNKQTQLDVAAGPGREKINFVHRRSADGLSIVPVDAMPLLAAGTLDPRLFNVTRLAALGYDDATSPQLPLIMTYAGGTDAATLRAAGGRPLPAINGVARKEPRTGALWQTLTGQARTAAAPAKIWLDGKAKVSLDVSVPHIGAPAAWAAGHTGQDVPVAVLDTGYDPDHPDLRGQVVKTQNFTAEPDVRDLNGHGTHVASTIAGTGAASDGRRKGVAPGARLMIAKVCGQDGNCPDSGIIEAMTWAAENGARVANLSLGSPDSPGVDPLEQAVNSLSAKHGTLFVIAAGNDGPQRLGSPGSADHALSVGASFRDADSVVQFSSTGPRPGDAAVKPDLIAPGVGIVAARAGAPEGSSGDDLYAEMSGTSMATPHVAGAAAIVAGLHPGWTAERIKASLMASTVPGGELGAYIQGSGRVDVARAVAQQVTAEPASLSMGDIELPDTAPKERTLTYRNDGDAPVRLELSVVAKDGHGESAAPFTLGADAVEVPARGTAQVTVTARPGETGTFSGTVIARGADVSVRTGIGMRVEPEKQGLGLRFTGSDGQPAQVAFAGVIDVEAGEQTNYDVSGGSLDLRLLKDRRYTVVTLMADHDGTIVMAAEPEFTLDGDRTVTADARHAKPVDVRTEEPTARLAIGMLGMLQLVDGKQPLGVDVDLAGLWGAERVEGVKAIPTAGTASKKFAYYRWTQWAKPTAEGTYDASPYFYHLMKAEPRIPADPGYRPRRRDLAEVTSTYAAQQDGKTGEHMALPVLYGTELAWMPYVHVAHVPLPFSRTEYYTPGDTGWYPSFAQYKLPPEGIDDLDQFFFGRTTVYRAGQKSTQRWNGAVFGAALDPGGDLTWREENMMQFAVSLFDDGKADRYSIGNYKAPQAKLYRDGKEIYGTSDYLPGWIDVPAERKESEYRLTMSADRDASMTKLSTRVSAEWRFRSKTPAAGERQILPLLAVKIDPELDEQNRAGVGPMRIPLRVQRQDGSPGLKLRTLTAEVSYDDGRTWLPALVHPSGKDGWSAQTWHPAWARGKFVSLRVKAVDTGGNAFSQTVVRAYGIK, encoded by the coding sequence GTGCAACAGAGAACGGCCCTTCTGGGCGTCGTGTTACTGGCCGCCACGGCGATCGCCGCACCGGCCCACGCGGCACCCACCCAGCCCGCCCAGCCCGCCACCAAGCCGCAACCCGCGAAGACGATCACGCTCATCACCGGGGACAAGGTCACCTTCCGCGAGCTCCCCAACAAGCAGACCCAGCTCGACGTGGCCGCCGGCCCCGGCCGAGAGAAGATCAACTTCGTGCACCGCAGGTCCGCGGACGGGCTCAGCATCGTGCCCGTGGACGCGATGCCCCTCCTGGCCGCGGGCACCCTCGACCCACGGCTCTTCAACGTCACCCGGCTGGCCGCGCTCGGCTACGACGACGCCACCAGCCCGCAGCTCCCGCTGATCATGACGTACGCCGGCGGCACCGACGCCGCCACGCTGCGCGCCGCCGGCGGGCGACCGCTGCCCGCCATCAACGGCGTCGCCAGGAAGGAGCCCCGCACCGGCGCCCTCTGGCAGACCCTGACGGGCCAGGCGCGGACCGCCGCCGCCCCCGCGAAGATCTGGCTCGACGGCAAGGCCAAGGTCTCCCTCGACGTCAGCGTGCCGCACATCGGCGCGCCCGCCGCCTGGGCGGCCGGCCACACCGGCCAGGACGTCCCCGTCGCGGTGCTCGACACCGGCTACGACCCCGACCACCCCGACCTGCGGGGCCAGGTCGTCAAGACCCAGAACTTCACCGCCGAGCCGGACGTGCGCGACCTGAACGGCCATGGCACGCACGTCGCGTCCACGATCGCCGGCACCGGCGCCGCCTCCGACGGCAGGCGCAAGGGCGTCGCCCCCGGCGCCCGGCTCATGATCGCCAAGGTCTGCGGGCAGGACGGGAACTGCCCCGACTCGGGCATCATCGAGGCCATGACCTGGGCCGCGGAGAACGGCGCCCGCGTCGCCAACCTCAGCCTCGGCAGCCCCGACAGCCCCGGCGTCGACCCTCTGGAGCAGGCCGTCAACAGCCTGTCCGCCAAGCACGGCACGCTCTTCGTGATCGCCGCGGGCAACGACGGCCCGCAGCGGCTCGGCTCGCCGGGCTCCGCCGACCACGCCCTGTCGGTCGGCGCCTCCTTCCGCGACGCCGACTCGGTCGTCCAGTTCAGCAGCACCGGCCCGCGTCCCGGCGACGCCGCGGTCAAGCCCGACCTGATCGCCCCCGGCGTCGGCATCGTCGCCGCCAGGGCGGGCGCCCCCGAGGGAAGCTCGGGCGACGACCTGTACGCGGAGATGAGCGGCACGTCCATGGCCACGCCGCACGTGGCGGGCGCGGCGGCGATCGTGGCGGGCCTGCACCCCGGCTGGACGGCCGAGCGCATCAAGGCGTCGCTGATGGCCTCCACCGTGCCGGGCGGCGAGCTGGGCGCCTACATCCAGGGCTCCGGCCGCGTGGACGTCGCCCGCGCCGTCGCCCAGCAGGTCACGGCCGAGCCCGCCTCGCTGAGCATGGGCGACATCGAGCTGCCCGACACCGCTCCCAAGGAGCGCACGCTCACCTACCGCAACGACGGCGACGCGCCCGTCCGGCTGGAGCTGAGCGTGGTCGCCAAGGACGGCCACGGCGAGAGCGCGGCCCCGTTCACCCTCGGCGCCGACGCGGTGGAGGTGCCCGCGCGCGGCACCGCCCAGGTCACCGTGACGGCCAGGCCCGGCGAGACCGGCACGTTCAGCGGGACGGTCATCGCCAGGGGCGCGGACGTCTCCGTGCGCACGGGCATCGGCATGCGGGTCGAGCCGGAGAAGCAGGGGCTCGGCCTGCGCTTCACCGGCAGCGACGGGCAGCCCGCCCAGGTCGCCTTCGCCGGCGTGATCGACGTCGAGGCAGGCGAGCAGACCAACTACGACGTCTCGGGCGGCAGCCTGGACCTGCGGTTGCTCAAGGACCGCCGCTACACGGTGGTCACGCTGATGGCCGACCACGACGGCACCATCGTGATGGCGGCCGAGCCGGAGTTCACCCTGGACGGCGACCGCACCGTCACCGCCGACGCCCGCCACGCCAAGCCGGTGGACGTGCGCACGGAGGAGCCGACCGCGCGGCTGGCCATCGGCATGCTGGGCATGCTCCAGCTCGTCGACGGCAAGCAGCCCCTGGGCGTGGACGTGGACCTGGCCGGCCTGTGGGGCGCCGAGCGCGTCGAGGGCGTCAAGGCCATCCCGACGGCCGGCACCGCCAGCAAGAAGTTCGCCTACTACCGGTGGACGCAGTGGGCCAAGCCCACGGCCGAGGGCACCTACGACGCCAGCCCGTACTTCTACCACCTGATGAAGGCCGAGCCGCGCATCCCCGCCGACCCCGGCTACCGCCCGCGCCGCCGCGACCTCGCCGAGGTCACCTCCACCTACGCCGCCCAGCAGGACGGCAAGACGGGCGAGCACATGGCGCTGCCCGTGCTGTACGGGACCGAGCTGGCCTGGATGCCGTACGTGCACGTGGCCCACGTGCCGCTGCCGTTCAGCAGGACCGAGTACTACACGCCCGGCGACACCGGCTGGTACCCGTCGTTCGCCCAGTACAAGCTGCCGCCGGAGGGCATCGACGACCTCGACCAGTTCTTCTTCGGCCGGACCACCGTCTACCGCGCCGGTCAGAAGAGCACGCAACGCTGGAACGGCGCCGTCTTCGGGGCCGCGCTCGACCCCGGCGGCGACCTCACCTGGCGCGAGGAGAACATGATGCAGTTCGCCGTCTCGCTGTTCGACGACGGCAAGGCCGACCGCTACTCCATCGGCAACTACAAGGCCCCGCAGGCCAAGCTCTACCGTGACGGCAAGGAGATCTACGGCACGAGCGACTACCTGCCCGGCTGGATCGACGTGCCCGCCGAGCGGAAGGAGAGCGAGTACCGCCTCACCATGAGCGCCGACCGCGACGCGTCCATGACCAAGCTGTCCACCCGGGTCAGCGCCGAGTGGCGGTTCCGGTCGAAGACCCCCGCGGCGGGCGAGCGGCAGATCCTGCCGCTGCTGGCCGTCAAGATCGACCCTGAGCTGGACGAGCAGAACCGGGCCGGTGTGGGCCCCATGCGCATCCCGCTCCGCGTCCAGCGCCAGGACGGCTCGCCCGGCCTGAAGCTGCGCACGCTGACCGCCGAGGTCTCCTACGACGACGGCCGCACGTGGCTGCCCGCCCTGGTGCACCCGTCGGGCAAGGACGGCTGGTCGGCCCAGACCTGGCACCCGGCCTGGGCGCGCGGGAAGTTCGTCTCCCTGCGGGTCAAGGCCGTGGACACCGGCGGCAACGCCTTCAGCCAGACCGTCGTCAGGGCGTACGGGATCAAGTGA
- a CDS encoding nuclear transport factor 2 family protein: MRKHSPRPALAALLPFLAAACGTPPPPGSSSPSPPPATTSSPAATASGPVAGVDRAAQGYVDAVNAGDLDALVASFAPDAEIIDVSRSIQGHDAIRQWAGNEVIGGTLRVLSIAERRADGQKLLVHWAPGGSGGWRAHYDFTVGGGRIVKADLQYA; this comes from the coding sequence ATGCGGAAGCACTCACCTCGGCCGGCTCTGGCCGCGCTCCTCCCGTTCCTGGCGGCCGCCTGTGGTACACCTCCCCCGCCGGGCTCGTCCTCCCCGTCACCGCCGCCCGCGACGACCTCCTCACCGGCCGCGACGGCCTCCGGTCCGGTCGCCGGCGTGGACCGGGCGGCGCAGGGGTACGTGGACGCGGTCAACGCCGGCGACCTGGACGCCCTGGTCGCCTCCTTCGCCCCGGACGCCGAGATCATCGACGTCAGCAGGAGCATCCAGGGACACGACGCCATCAGGCAGTGGGCAGGCAACGAGGTGATCGGCGGGACGTTGCGGGTCCTGTCCATCGCCGAGCGGCGGGCGGACGGGCAGAAGCTGCTCGTCCACTGGGCGCCCGGCGGATCCGGCGGCTGGCGGGCGCACTACGACTTCACGGTCGGCGGCGGGCGCATCGTCAAGGCCGATCTCCAGTACGCCTGA
- the glgC gene encoding glucose-1-phosphate adenylyltransferase, with translation MRSRRVLAVVLAGGEGKRLMPLTADRAKPAVPFGGMYRLIDFVLSNLANGGFLKIVVLTQYKNHSLDRHVSRTWRLSAMLGNYVTPVPAQQRLGPRWFSGSADALFQNLNLIYDEMPEHVIVFGADHIYRMDPRQMVEQHEDSGADVTVAAIRQPLSLADQFGVIETDPEGRRIVAFREKPKDAVGLADSPDEVFASMGNYVFKTQSMIDALREDALDPTSKHDLGGNIIPMLVKSGGADVYDFANNIVPGSSERDRGYWRDVGTLDAYYEAHMDLISAHPIFNLYNDKWPIFTGHDPLPPAKFVHNDGDRVGRAIDSLVSPGVIVSGGTAIRSILSPKVVLHSHSLVEDSVLMENVKVGRGAIVRKAIIDKNVVIPDGARIGFDLDYDRTRFALTRGGVVVIGKNEIVDR, from the coding sequence ATGAGGTCCCGGAGGGTGCTTGCGGTCGTGCTGGCAGGTGGAGAGGGCAAGAGGCTCATGCCGCTCACGGCGGATCGGGCGAAACCGGCGGTGCCGTTCGGCGGGATGTACCGGCTCATCGATTTCGTGCTGTCCAACCTCGCCAACGGCGGCTTCCTGAAGATCGTCGTGCTGACGCAGTACAAGAACCACAGCCTCGACCGGCATGTCTCGCGGACCTGGCGGCTGTCGGCGATGCTGGGCAACTACGTCACGCCGGTGCCCGCGCAGCAGCGGCTCGGGCCGCGCTGGTTCTCCGGCTCCGCGGACGCGCTGTTCCAGAACCTGAACCTGATCTACGACGAGATGCCCGAGCACGTGATCGTGTTCGGCGCCGACCACATCTACCGCATGGATCCGCGGCAGATGGTCGAGCAGCACGAGGACTCCGGCGCCGACGTGACGGTGGCGGCCATCAGGCAGCCGCTGTCGCTGGCCGACCAGTTCGGCGTGATCGAGACCGACCCCGAGGGCCGCAGGATCGTGGCGTTCAGGGAGAAGCCCAAGGACGCGGTGGGGCTGGCCGACTCGCCCGACGAGGTGTTCGCCTCGATGGGCAACTACGTGTTCAAGACCCAGTCGATGATCGACGCGCTGCGGGAGGACGCGCTCGACCCGACCAGCAAGCACGACCTGGGCGGCAACATCATCCCCATGCTGGTCAAGTCCGGCGGAGCCGACGTGTACGACTTCGCCAACAACATCGTGCCCGGCTCCAGCGAGCGCGACCGCGGCTACTGGCGTGACGTGGGAACCCTGGACGCGTACTACGAGGCCCACATGGACCTCATCTCGGCGCACCCGATCTTCAACCTCTACAACGACAAGTGGCCGATCTTCACGGGGCACGACCCGCTGCCTCCGGCCAAGTTCGTGCACAACGACGGCGACCGGGTGGGGCGGGCGATCGACTCGCTGGTGTCGCCCGGCGTGATCGTCTCCGGCGGCACGGCGATCAGGTCGATCCTGTCGCCCAAGGTGGTGCTCCACTCGCACTCGCTGGTGGAGGACTCCGTGCTGATGGAGAACGTCAAGGTCGGGCGGGGCGCGATCGTGCGCAAGGCGATCATCGACAAGAACGTGGTGATCCCCGACGGGGCGCGGATCGGGTTCGACCTCGACTACGACCGCACGCGGTTCGCGCTGACCAGGGGCGGGGTCGTGGTGATCGGGAAGAACGAGATCGTCGATCGGTGA
- a CDS encoding TrmB family transcriptional regulator, whose amino-acid sequence MQEDGRALEIVGISAFDERIYRSVLACPGITVQELVMRSGESAGRIQSSLSRLRVKGLVSRLWGRSPRWTATNPGTAIRSLVRDMQSELDRLTDTADELEAAFRDVGTDPAGGDQFEVLAGPEEQARWYVRLQQEAKEEVLTFDRPPYVLDYHNPLQTELLRNGVRYRTLYVPEAFEHAGALDEVGSLIRAGEEARILPWLPFKMALVDRSRAVMPLHMDPPLTRGVLIRGSTMVVALVELFERLWREALPVLPELWSQGSPELAPEGDPEAGLGLEDRRVLALLAAGLKDDAIARQLGTSPRSLRRRLRHLLDELNAETRFQAGAQASRRGLV is encoded by the coding sequence GTGCAGGAAGACGGCCGGGCGCTGGAGATCGTCGGCATCAGCGCGTTCGACGAGCGGATCTACCGCAGTGTGCTGGCGTGCCCGGGTATCACGGTGCAGGAGCTGGTCATGCGCAGCGGCGAGAGCGCCGGGCGCATCCAGTCGTCGCTGAGCAGGCTCCGCGTCAAGGGCCTGGTGAGCCGCCTGTGGGGGCGCTCCCCCCGCTGGACGGCGACGAACCCGGGCACCGCGATCCGCTCGCTCGTCCGCGACATGCAGAGCGAGCTGGACCGGCTCACCGACACGGCCGACGAGCTGGAGGCGGCCTTCCGCGACGTCGGCACCGACCCCGCGGGAGGCGACCAGTTCGAGGTGCTGGCCGGGCCCGAGGAGCAGGCCCGCTGGTACGTCAGGCTGCAGCAGGAGGCCAAGGAGGAGGTGCTGACCTTCGACCGGCCCCCGTACGTGCTGGACTACCACAACCCGCTGCAGACCGAGCTGCTGCGCAACGGCGTGCGTTACCGCACGCTCTACGTGCCCGAGGCGTTCGAGCACGCGGGAGCGCTCGACGAGGTGGGCAGCCTGATCAGGGCCGGCGAGGAGGCGCGGATCCTGCCGTGGCTGCCGTTCAAGATGGCGCTGGTCGACCGGTCGCGGGCGGTCATGCCGCTGCACATGGACCCGCCGCTGACGCGGGGCGTGCTCATCAGGGGCTCCACCATGGTCGTGGCCCTGGTGGAGCTGTTCGAGCGGCTGTGGCGGGAGGCGCTGCCGGTGCTGCCCGAGCTGTGGTCGCAGGGGTCGCCCGAGCTGGCCCCCGAGGGCGATCCGGAGGCGGGGCTGGGGCTGGAGGACCGCAGGGTGCTGGCGCTGCTGGCGGCCGGGCTCAAGGACGACGCCATCGCCCGGCAGCTCGGCACCAGCCCGCGCAGCCTGCGCCGCCGCCTGCGGCACCTGCTCGACGAGCTCAACGCCGAGACCCGCTTCCAGGCGGGCGCCCAGGCCAGCCGCCGGGGCCTCGTCTAG